In Dyadobacter sp. NIV53, a single window of DNA contains:
- a CDS encoding queuosine precursor transporter: MTIPDNSVQEAKRQRLFLLLCGIFLTNALIAEIIGGKIFSVEGLLGVPPAQLLIGGQKLDFNMTAGVVNWPVVFITSDIINEYFGTKGVKRISFLTAGFIVYTFITIFIATKLPPAQFWLDINNTDKEGHPFNISEAFTRVFNQGLGIMIGSIVAFLLGQLLDVFVFSWLRRKTGSRFMWLRATGSTLFSQLVDSFVVITIAFYVFGNWDMKQVFSVGSINYLYKGMVAVLLTPILYLAHYFIDQYLGKEYAEELSHKAMHEV, translated from the coding sequence ATGACCATACCGGACAATTCAGTACAGGAAGCTAAAAGACAACGATTATTTTTACTGCTTTGCGGCATTTTTTTAACGAATGCGCTGATAGCCGAAATTATAGGAGGAAAAATTTTCTCGGTAGAAGGTTTATTAGGTGTTCCGCCTGCTCAATTATTAATTGGTGGGCAAAAACTGGATTTTAACATGACTGCGGGTGTGGTAAACTGGCCTGTCGTATTTATTACTTCCGACATTATAAATGAATATTTTGGGACAAAAGGTGTAAAACGTATTTCTTTTCTTACCGCTGGATTTATCGTTTATACCTTTATAACCATTTTTATTGCCACAAAACTTCCTCCCGCACAATTTTGGCTCGACATCAATAATACTGACAAGGAAGGCCATCCTTTTAATATCAGCGAAGCATTTACACGTGTTTTTAATCAGGGATTGGGAATTATGATCGGTTCTATTGTTGCTTTTTTATTGGGGCAATTACTCGATGTTTTCGTTTTTTCATGGTTACGCAGAAAAACCGGAAGCCGGTTTATGTGGCTGAGGGCAACAGGATCTACATTGTTTTCTCAATTGGTAGACAGCTTTGTTGTGATCACTATTGCATTTTATGTGTTTGGCAACTGGGATATGAAGCAGGTTTTTTCAGTAGGTAGCATTAATTATTTGTACAAAGGTATGGTGGCCGTACTTCTCACACCAATCCTTTACTTAGCCCATTATTTTATTGATCAATACCTGGGAAAAGAATACGCAGAAGAATTATCACACAAGGCTATGCATGAGGTTTGA
- a CDS encoding pyridoxal phosphate-dependent aminotransferase, whose amino-acid sequence MEFLKSQRLNNLKYEIRGATYQKALELESLGFKIHNLNIGNPAPFGFDSPDEIVHDIIMNIRNAQGYSDSRGLFAARKAVMHYTQTIGIQDVEINDIFIGNGVSELILLSMQALLNPGDEILVPSPDYPLWTAAIALSGGKPVHYVCDEESDWNPDIEDMESKITSRTKGIVLINPNNPTGAVYEKDVLVRIAKMAEEHGLIIFSDEIYDKILYDGAVHYPMGSLVTDTLCVSYGGLSKNYRSAGFRGGWMILSGAKHKAKSYTEGLLLLASLRLCANVPTQYAIQTALGGYQSIKELVAPTGRLYKQINLVYERLVSIPGITCVKPKGSLYVFPKIDLKKFSFKTDEQFVYDLLSDQKVLVVPGTGFNYISDDHFRIVVLPTVDELNQAMDKIEYFLENKRVMSSRTVEEIIA is encoded by the coding sequence ATGGAATTTTTAAAAAGCCAGCGGTTAAACAATCTCAAATACGAAATCCGGGGTGCTACATACCAGAAAGCACTTGAACTGGAAAGTCTCGGTTTTAAAATTCACAATCTGAATATCGGCAATCCGGCCCCGTTCGGTTTTGATTCACCTGACGAAATTGTTCACGACATTATCATGAATATCCGTAATGCGCAAGGCTATTCGGATTCACGAGGATTGTTTGCGGCCCGTAAAGCAGTAATGCATTATACACAAACGATTGGTATTCAGGACGTAGAGATTAATGATATATTTATTGGAAATGGTGTAAGCGAGCTCATTTTGCTTTCTATGCAGGCATTGCTGAATCCCGGCGATGAAATTCTGGTGCCGTCTCCTGATTATCCACTTTGGACGGCAGCTATTGCACTAAGCGGTGGCAAACCGGTTCATTACGTATGTGATGAAGAATCTGACTGGAATCCGGATATAGAAGACATGGAATCCAAGATTACTTCCCGAACTAAGGGCATTGTACTTATTAATCCGAATAATCCAACGGGTGCAGTATACGAAAAAGATGTATTGGTACGAATTGCAAAAATGGCTGAGGAGCATGGCCTGATTATATTTTCTGATGAAATATATGACAAAATATTGTATGACGGAGCGGTACATTATCCAATGGGATCGCTTGTAACTGATACATTATGTGTTTCTTATGGCGGTTTGTCAAAAAATTACCGTTCAGCAGGTTTCAGAGGTGGCTGGATGATTTTGAGCGGTGCAAAGCATAAGGCAAAATCCTATACTGAGGGGCTTTTATTATTGGCCAGTTTAAGGCTTTGTGCCAATGTACCTACACAATACGCAATTCAAACTGCATTGGGAGGTTATCAAAGTATTAAAGAACTTGTTGCACCCACAGGAAGACTTTATAAACAAATAAATTTAGTTTATGAACGATTGGTATCCATTCCGGGTATAACCTGCGTAAAACCAAAAGGCTCTTTATACGTTTTTCCAAAAATTGATCTTAAAAAATTTAGTTTTAAAACTGATGAACAGTTTGTGTACGATCTGTTAAGTGATCAGAAAGTACTTGTCGTGCCCGGAACAGGCTTTAACTATATTAGTGATGACCATTTCAGGATTGTGGTACTCCCAACCGTAGATGAGCTGAACCAGGCAATGGACAAAATAGAATATTTCCTTGAAAATAAAAGAGTTATGTCTTCCCGAACCGTGGAAGAAATCATTGCATAA
- a CDS encoding SusC/RagA family TonB-linked outer membrane protein produces MKKFLQLFMGFLLLSLQVYAQDGEVSGTVTADDGAALPGVNISVKGTTRGVTTDVDGKYSISAARGATLVFSFVGYVTQNLAVGAQSVINVRLVSDSQQLGEVVVTALGISRERKSIGYSTATVSNLSITEARNTSALDALNARVPGLSVSTASGAPGASTVLNIRGFNSVTGNNQPLYVVDGVPMNNRGNTSSTNAANGNDDFNRSMDFGNQMNDINPNEIESITVLKGISASALYGSRAANGAILITTKKGKSGKTTVDFSSSIAQTQVLRVPHLQNTYGQGWSGLFDRIENGSWGPKMDGETRLWGNVVDNSQLYKSFSPQKDNLKDFLDRGYEWNSSLAVAGGTEVANYRISYSYADADGIIPTNADSYQRHTIGVNGGLKLNKFTTNANVNYVHKDQKAVATGQGNDAGAGKVLWQEIIQIPRDHSIVDSKGYADPNNPFSKFYSLDNYFTPYAQNPYWTLYNQGNDYAEDRVFGNLEFKYDILKSLNILWRVGGDYSDAFQKDWGNVGKITPGTPNSSANDVFGSVSQLARGNRQFNSDLLLNFNSNIGSRLDVQAFIGHNINQRTAFTQYASVTNLDLPGFYNLKNSSVTPTTFTTESTRRLVGIYGTATFGFDHWLFLTLGARNDWTSTLPQGKNSYFYPSASISAVLSDVFKLPAEIPFVKVRFAAASAGNDADPYQVLPVYASGSVSTGGFGTIEFPFGGINAYEVANNPGNLNLKPEISNEYEVGLELGFFGKRVGLEASYYDKVTKNQIINLNLEPATGYQNQTVNLGQVRNKGIEAMLTLVPVRTDKVEWGINFNYNKINNKVEALGLSDSTSILLNSSYDVKLRAVVGQPLGAIYSPDVLRDPATGATIVNPETGLPLVDPKEHYRGSINPDFTMGVGTYIDYKGFRLSANADYRKGGVFYSYTARLNYFNGNAYESQYNDREPFIIPGSVAQLPDGSLVENTMPISRSQMATYYGVNDAYQFHHVLPKTFFKLRNVALNYTIPKAFLTKMPIRAASLGVFGRNLLLWTPKKNHYVDPEANTFGTNLKNLYGEFAAGPSTASYGVQLNLSF; encoded by the coding sequence ATGAAAAAGTTTTTACAATTATTCATGGGATTCCTGCTTTTAAGTTTGCAGGTCTACGCCCAGGATGGTGAAGTGTCGGGTACTGTTACAGCGGATGACGGGGCTGCTTTGCCAGGAGTTAATATTAGCGTCAAAGGTACTACGCGGGGTGTGACTACAGATGTGGATGGGAAATACTCAATCTCTGCCGCCCGCGGGGCGACACTTGTCTTTTCTTTTGTGGGATATGTTACACAAAATTTGGCGGTTGGAGCGCAATCTGTTATTAACGTACGTCTTGTTTCGGATTCACAGCAGTTGGGCGAGGTGGTTGTAACTGCACTTGGTATTTCAAGAGAGAGGAAATCCATTGGTTACAGTACAGCAACGGTTTCCAATCTATCCATTACTGAGGCGAGGAATACCAGTGCGCTGGATGCGCTAAATGCCAGAGTACCGGGCCTTTCAGTATCAACGGCTTCCGGAGCTCCGGGTGCTTCCACTGTTCTGAACATTAGGGGTTTTAACTCCGTAACAGGAAATAATCAGCCTCTGTATGTGGTGGATGGTGTTCCTATGAACAACCGTGGAAATACGTCATCCACCAATGCGGCAAATGGCAATGATGATTTTAATCGCTCCATGGATTTTGGGAATCAGATGAATGATATAAACCCAAATGAAATCGAAAGTATCACTGTACTCAAAGGAATTTCTGCTTCTGCGTTGTATGGTAGCCGTGCCGCCAATGGTGCAATCCTGATTACAACAAAAAAAGGCAAATCAGGAAAAACAACTGTCGATTTTTCCAGTTCGATTGCGCAAACACAGGTTTTGCGAGTGCCACATTTGCAAAATACCTACGGACAGGGATGGAGTGGTTTGTTTGACCGTATAGAAAATGGTTCGTGGGGACCCAAAATGGATGGCGAAACCCGTCTATGGGGCAATGTTGTTGATAATTCACAGCTGTATAAATCATTTTCACCTCAAAAGGACAATCTGAAAGATTTCCTTGACCGGGGTTACGAATGGAATAGCAGCCTAGCAGTTGCAGGTGGAACTGAGGTTGCTAATTATCGTATTTCTTATTCTTATGCAGATGCAGACGGTATTATTCCAACCAATGCTGACTCTTACCAGAGGCATACCATCGGCGTTAACGGCGGTTTAAAACTGAATAAGTTTACTACGAATGCCAATGTAAATTATGTACATAAAGATCAGAAAGCTGTTGCAACCGGACAAGGAAATGATGCAGGTGCGGGGAAGGTACTCTGGCAGGAAATTATCCAGATCCCCAGAGATCATTCTATAGTAGATTCAAAAGGTTATGCAGATCCAAACAATCCATTTAGTAAGTTTTACAGTCTGGATAATTATTTTACTCCTTACGCACAAAACCCTTACTGGACTTTATACAATCAGGGCAATGATTATGCGGAGGACCGTGTTTTTGGAAACCTGGAATTTAAATATGACATTCTCAAAAGCCTGAATATTCTATGGAGAGTTGGTGGTGATTATTCTGATGCTTTCCAGAAAGACTGGGGAAATGTTGGCAAAATTACACCCGGAACTCCTAACAGCTCAGCCAATGATGTTTTTGGCAGCGTTTCCCAACTTGCCAGAGGTAACCGCCAGTTTAACAGTGATCTTCTTTTAAATTTTAACAGCAACATTGGCAGCCGTCTTGATGTTCAGGCTTTTATTGGACATAATATCAATCAGCGTACTGCCTTTACGCAATATGCCAGTGTAACCAACCTGGATTTACCTGGTTTTTATAATTTAAAAAACAGCTCAGTTACGCCAACAACTTTTACAACCGAGAGTACACGCAGGTTGGTTGGAATTTACGGAACAGCCACTTTCGGCTTTGATCACTGGTTATTTTTGACACTTGGTGCCAGAAATGACTGGACCAGTACATTGCCACAGGGAAAAAATTCCTACTTCTATCCAAGTGCGAGTATCAGTGCTGTGCTTTCGGATGTATTTAAACTACCCGCTGAAATTCCATTTGTTAAGGTTCGCTTTGCTGCGGCTTCTGCGGGTAACGATGCCGATCCATATCAAGTGCTTCCGGTTTATGCTTCCGGTAGCGTAAGTACAGGTGGATTTGGTACTATCGAATTCCCGTTTGGAGGTATTAATGCGTATGAGGTAGCAAACAATCCGGGAAACCTGAACTTAAAACCGGAAATTTCAAATGAATATGAAGTTGGGTTGGAACTTGGTTTCTTTGGAAAAAGAGTTGGACTGGAAGCCAGTTATTATGATAAAGTTACCAAAAACCAGATCATCAATTTAAACCTTGAACCTGCAACCGGTTATCAAAATCAAACTGTTAATTTAGGACAGGTTAGAAATAAAGGGATTGAGGCTATGCTTACACTTGTTCCCGTTCGTACGGATAAAGTAGAGTGGGGGATTAATTTTAATTACAATAAAATTAATAATAAAGTTGAAGCACTTGGTCTGTCAGACAGTACAAGCATTTTGCTGAACAGCAGCTACGATGTCAAATTACGGGCAGTTGTAGGACAGCCACTTGGCGCTATTTATTCCCCTGATGTGCTGCGTGACCCTGCAACCGGAGCTACAATCGTAAATCCTGAAACCGGCTTGCCTCTGGTTGATCCCAAAGAACATTATAGGGGCTCCATCAATCCTGACTTCACTATGGGCGTCGGTACTTACATTGATTATAAAGGGTTTAGATTAAGTGCTAATGCGGATTACCGTAAAGGTGGAGTATTCTATTCTTATACGGCGCGGCTGAATTATTTTAATGGCAATGCGTATGAGTCACAGTACAATGACAGGGAACCTTTTATTATTCCGGGATCAGTCGCTCAGCTTCCTGATGGCAGTCTGGTTGAAAATACCATGCCAATTTCCAGGTCACAAATGGCTACATATTACGGTGTAAATGATGCATACCAGTTTCATCATGTACTGCCAAAGACCTTCTTTAAGCTTAGAAATGTAGCGCTGAATTATACTATTCCCAAAGCCTTTCTGACTAAAATGCCTATTCGTGCCGCATCATTGGGTGTATTTGGCCGCAACCTTCTTTTATGGACACCGAAGAAAAATCATTACGTAGATCCTGAGGCTAATACTTTCGGTACGAATCTTAAAAATCTGTATGGGGAATTTGCTGCCGGCCCATCAACTGCAAGCTATGGTGTTCAGTTAAACTTATCATTTTAA
- a CDS encoding SusD/RagB family nutrient-binding outer membrane lipoprotein, translating to MKSISKYSLLLLGALSLGSCNDWLDVNVDPNNPTNVGPEYVLPAAQASIMAVTGGSFAIIGGIWAQHWTQAHVSTQYKTIDSYDLQPADYNNSWTELYAGGLNDFEDVKRKATESGNHNLVLQAVAGQTYGFQILADWFDKIPLSEALQIDGTRTPKYDEGPAIYAELLKRLDDALALDFDNGKSTQVSSDLVFGTLSQAEQITQWRRFANTLKLKMYLRQINSANSAAALAAIQTMLTNNTEFLTTHASITAFVDEPGRSNPLYESNVRQLNTATNLRLSKTLQSYLEINKDLARLNAYFTPGTSGQYGLAQGDFDVSTTVVAPNVPSVSKLSATDPFYFFSLDEVDFMLSEAYLRTGNNVQAKTFYDQGVAAAYAKFNLAFDASRISTGGVYAFPVAGTTEAKLKAIMYQKWVAMYKQGYESFWDQARTGYPEISAVPASNASYIPGQWTYAVNGVTGRLFPKRILYTSASRDVNPGNTPAPAKVTDKIWWMK from the coding sequence ATGAAAAGTATATCAAAATATAGTTTACTGCTTCTTGGTGCACTATCACTCGGTTCCTGTAACGACTGGCTGGATGTAAATGTAGACCCGAATAATCCAACCAATGTCGGACCTGAATATGTATTACCTGCTGCACAGGCATCAATCATGGCTGTGACAGGCGGTAGTTTTGCGATCATTGGCGGAATATGGGCGCAACACTGGACACAAGCCCACGTGAGTACGCAGTATAAAACGATAGATTCTTATGATTTGCAGCCGGCGGATTACAATAATTCCTGGACAGAATTGTATGCAGGCGGACTGAATGATTTTGAAGATGTAAAACGCAAAGCAACAGAATCGGGTAATCATAATCTCGTACTTCAGGCAGTAGCTGGACAAACGTATGGATTTCAGATACTGGCAGACTGGTTTGATAAAATTCCATTGAGCGAAGCTTTACAGATTGATGGAACCAGAACACCAAAATATGATGAAGGCCCGGCTATTTATGCGGAACTGCTGAAACGGCTAGATGATGCATTGGCATTGGATTTTGATAACGGGAAATCTACCCAGGTATCATCAGATTTGGTTTTTGGTACACTAAGCCAGGCTGAACAGATTACACAATGGAGACGTTTTGCCAATACACTCAAACTGAAAATGTACCTGCGACAAATCAACAGTGCTAACTCAGCAGCGGCACTGGCAGCTATCCAGACCATGCTTACCAATAATACGGAATTTCTTACAACCCATGCTTCAATCACTGCTTTTGTAGATGAACCCGGCCGAAGTAATCCGCTTTATGAAAGTAATGTGCGCCAGTTGAACACGGCAACAAATCTTCGGCTTAGTAAAACCTTGCAGTCCTACCTTGAAATTAATAAGGATCTGGCGCGGTTGAATGCATATTTTACTCCGGGGACTTCTGGTCAGTATGGTTTGGCACAGGGAGATTTTGATGTCAGTACCACAGTTGTTGCTCCCAATGTGCCAAGTGTTTCAAAATTATCAGCTACTGATCCTTTCTATTTCTTTAGTCTTGATGAAGTAGACTTTATGCTGTCGGAAGCTTACCTGCGTACAGGTAATAATGTTCAGGCCAAGACATTTTATGATCAAGGTGTTGCAGCTGCTTATGCTAAATTCAATCTGGCTTTTGATGCATCCCGGATTTCCACAGGTGGGGTTTATGCATTTCCTGTTGCCGGTACAACCGAAGCAAAGCTGAAAGCGATAATGTATCAGAAATGGGTAGCGATGTACAAACAGGGCTACGAATCTTTCTGGGATCAGGCACGTACAGGTTATCCCGAAATTTCAGCAGTTCCTGCATCGAATGCAAGTTATATTCCGGGGCAATGGACCTATGCAGTTAATGGCGTGACAGGAAGGCTTTTTCCAAAAAGAATACTTTATACTTCTGCATCACGCGATGTAAATCCGGGAAATACACCTGCACCGGCAAAAGTTACTGACAAAATCTGGTGGATGAAGTAA
- a CDS encoding immunoglobulin-like domain-containing protein encodes MIKEIRYIAIVIFAGIFFACEPDKTSEDISNITFFPVITLKGEQWEQITLGTKYTDPGVDVKEGETDITAKVTGTVDEKTAGVYVLQYDAVNKDGYSSREYRYVGVIDPAIKGTDITGAYKRNAGEMGISNVTKVSGNLYHTDNIGGVAIPNAGLGVYFYYYAKGKLGVPFQLTPGNSFEATNGAVVEGVQYSWIVINAGYGTAVRTFIKQ; translated from the coding sequence ATGATAAAAGAAATCAGGTATATAGCCATAGTGATTTTTGCAGGAATATTTTTTGCCTGCGAACCCGATAAAACCAGCGAGGATATATCAAACATTACTTTTTTTCCGGTTATCACTTTAAAAGGTGAACAATGGGAACAAATAACGCTTGGGACGAAATACACCGATCCAGGTGTGGATGTCAAAGAAGGTGAAACGGATATTACGGCCAAAGTGACTGGTACTGTGGACGAAAAAACAGCAGGAGTTTATGTGCTCCAGTATGATGCAGTAAACAAGGATGGGTACTCATCCAGGGAATACCGATACGTAGGAGTGATAGACCCCGCTATAAAAGGAACAGATATTACGGGTGCTTATAAAAGGAATGCCGGTGAAATGGGGATTTCTAATGTAACAAAGGTGAGCGGTAACCTTTATCACACTGATAATATTGGAGGTGTGGCAATTCCGAATGCCGGATTAGGCGTGTATTTTTATTATTATGCAAAAGGTAAACTTGGCGTCCCGTTTCAGTTAACACCCGGCAATTCTTTTGAAGCTACCAACGGAGCAGTCGTTGAAGGAGTACAATATAGCTGGATCGTAATCAATGCCGGCTATGGTACCGCAGTCCGTACATTTATCAAACAATAA
- a CDS encoding lipid-binding protein, with protein MRYAKYAGIFLVFGMLSCDAGNEPDIQGTKLKAMTGEWWIVISSGGDTFPGYHLITTSNTAANNETDLLLDDGELWPAKVVTKVNLAAMTFDAASNLSNMYDDSIAVSITEGKILKNAATTTGGNKTDSIYVQFEFSDDPGTKYEYAGYRRTGFREDEH; from the coding sequence ATGAGATACGCTAAATATGCAGGTATTTTTTTGGTTTTTGGAATGCTTTCCTGCGACGCAGGCAATGAACCTGATATCCAGGGAACAAAATTAAAAGCCATGACTGGTGAGTGGTGGATTGTAATTTCAAGCGGTGGAGATACATTCCCAGGTTATCATTTAATTACTACTTCCAATACTGCGGCTAACAATGAAACAGACTTGTTGCTTGACGATGGTGAGTTATGGCCCGCAAAGGTGGTAACAAAAGTGAATTTAGCTGCTATGACTTTTGATGCAGCGTCCAATCTTTCCAACATGTATGATGACTCCATTGCTGTTTCTATTACAGAAGGGAAAATTTTAAAAAATGCCGCAACGACTACCGGAGGAAATAAAACAGATTCGATTTATGTTCAGTTTGAATTTTCTGATGATCCCGGAACAAAATATGAATATGCCGGATATCGTCGTACAGGATTTCGTGAAGATGAGCATTGA